A single window of Gossypium hirsutum isolate 1008001.06 chromosome A10, Gossypium_hirsutum_v2.1, whole genome shotgun sequence DNA harbors:
- the LOC107896835 gene encoding WD repeat-containing protein PCN isoform X1 — protein sequence MLPKAYRTSSIDWKPSPVVALATSPDDSQVAAAREDGSLEIWLVSPGSVGWHKQLTIHGDSTCRVSSLVWCCVGSKGPSPGRLFSSSIDGSVSEWDLFDLKQKIVLESIGVSIWQMAVAPINRLPTHEETRSQNFGNGYLNDKYECNDTDDDENCESGDVSDSEQVYQKLVMEDRRVAIACDDGAVRMYTISDLDKLIYQKSLPRVSGRALSVTWSHDSNRIYSGSSNGLIRCWNADLGHEIFRSVVGLGGLGSGPELCVWSLLSLRCGTVVSADSTGSVQFWNGDNGTLLQAHSTHKGDVNALAASPRQTRVFSAGSDGQVILYKLSSEMLQSGNDKSSYEMLKKWVFVGSVRAHTHDVRALTMAVPICSEGSLSDEAKDLQDEKRKKVKRIRTREKKPLDFSYGKWAHFGVPMLVSAGDDAKLFAYSAMEFTRFSPHDICPAPQRVPIQLVTGSRFNQTSFLFVQASCWLDVLSVNAPDVGSGPYGGQVTTNIVARVKSKAGRKIICSAMSNSGEFFGYSDIIRPSLFELRRQAGKSTWAISKRQLPQKLPSAHSMVFTSDGSRLLIAGHDRRIYVVDLDSSKLLHTFIPCRQEHEKEGPPGEPPITKMFTSSDDQWLAAINCFGDIYLFNLEILRQHWFISRLDGASVTAGGFPPQRNNVLIITTSSNQFYIFDVEARQLGEWSMQHSFTLPRRYQEFPGEVIGFSFCPSSSSHPSKSTSLVVYSARAMCSIDFGKAVDEDDESQLVHEALLKLQGSITNKKLKYLLIDGRQTESKHTSRKNNFEIIGFRDPVLFIGHLSKNSILMVDKPWMEVVKSFDTAPVQRHIYGT from the exons ATGCTCCCCAAAGCTTACCGAACCAGCTCAATCGACTGGAAGCCGTCTCCGGTTGTCGCCCTTGCTACCAGCCCCGACGACTCTCAGGTTGCGGCCGCTCGTGAGGATGGCTCCCTCGAGAtttggcttgtctctccaggcTCTGTTGGCTGGCATAAGCAGCTG ACTATTCATGGGGATTCTACTTGTCGAGTTTCCTCGCTGGTGTGGTGTTGCGTTGGTTCAAAAGGCCCGTCTCCTGGCAGGTTGTTCTCCTCGAGTATTGATGGCTCAGTCTCGGAATGGGATCTTTTCGACTTGAAGCAGAAG ATTGTGCTAGAGTCAATTGGAGTTTCAATCTGGCAGATGGCTGTGGCACCGATTAATAGACTGCCAACTCATGAAGAGACTAGGTCTCAGAATTTTGgaaatggttatttgaatgataaatatgAATGCAATGATACTGATGATGATGAAAACTGTGAAAGTGGAGATGTTTCAGACTCAGAACAAGTTTATCAGAAACTAGTTATGGAAGATAGACGTGTAGCAATTGCTTGTGATGATGGAGCTGTGCGAATGTACACTATTTCTGATCTTGATAAGTTAATCTACCAAAAATCATTGCCTAGGGTTAGTG GACGTGCTCTAAGTGTGACCTGGAGTCATGACTCAAACAGGATATATTCAGGGAGTAGCAATGG GTTAATTAGATGCTggaatgctgatttgggtcatgAAATTTTCAGAAGTGTAGTAGGTCTTGGAGGTTTGGGAAGTGGGCCTGAGCTTTGTGTATGGTCATTACTTTCTTTGAG GTGCGGAACTGTTGTTAGTGCAGACAGCACCGGATCTGTTCAGTTCTGGAATGGTGATAATGGGACTCTTCTTCAGGCACATTCCACCCACAAAGGTGATGTGAATGCCTTGGCAGCATCTCCAAGGCAGACCAGGGTGTTTTCTGCTGGGTCTGATGGACAG GTTATTCTTTATAAGCTTTCCAGTGAGATGCTTCAGTCTGGTAATGACAAATCTTCTTATGAAATGTTGAAGAAATGGGTGTTTGTTGGTTCTGTAAGGGCTCATACCCATGATGTCAGAGCCTTGACAATGGCAGTGCCTATATGTTCTGAAG GTTCTTTATCTGATGAGGCAAAAGACTTGCAAGACGAAAAGaggaaaaaagtaaaaagaattcGAACTCGGGAGAAGAAGCCCCTCGATTTTAGTTATGGTAAATGGGCTCATTTTGGAGTTCCCATGCTTGTCTCTGCTGGTGATGATGCGAAGCTATTTGCCTACTCTGCTATGGAGTTCACTAGATTCTCCCCACATGATATTTGCCCTGCACCTCAGAGAGTTCCAATACAACTTGTCACTGGCTCAAGGTTCAACCAAACTTCTTTTCTCTTTGTTCAGGCTTCTTGTTGGTTAGATGTACTCTCTGTTAATGCTCCTGATGTGGGTTCTGGCCCATATGGTGGTCAGGTGACCACTAATATAGTAGCTCGGGTTAAGAGTAAGGCAGGTCGAAAAATCATTTGCAGTGCAATGTCTAACTCAGGGGAGTTTTTTGGTTATTCTGATATCATTAGACCTAGTCTATTTGAACTACGTAGGCAAGCTGGCAAAAGTACATGGGCCATTAGTAAAAGGCAACTTCCTCAAAAACTTCCATCCGCACATTCTATGGTTTTTACCTCTGATGGGTCACGGTTGCTGATAGCAGGGCATGATAGAAGGATCTAT GTTGTGGATTTGGACAGCTCGAAACTACTGCATACCTTCATTCCTTGTCGTCAGGAGCATGAGAAGGAAGGACCCCCTGGTGAGCCTCCCATAACAAAAATGTTCACAAGTTCTGATGACCAGTGGTTAGCTGCTATCAACTGCTTCGGAGATATATATTTATTCAATCTGGAGATACTAAG GCAACACTGGTTTATATCAAGATTGGATGGTGCCTCTGTTACTGCCGGTGGCTTTCCTCCTCAGAGAAATAACGTGCTTATTATCACAACTTCCTCAAACCAATTCTATATATTTGATGTGGAAGCTAGACAGTTGGGAGAATGGTCGATGCAGCATTCATTCACTCTTCCTAGAAGATACCAAGAATTTCCTGGGGAGGTTATTGGGTTCTCTTTCTGCCCTTCATCATCCTCCCATCCATCAAAATCGACATCTCTTGTTGTTTACAGTGCAAG GGCAATGTGTTCAATTGACTTTGGAAAGGCAGTAGATGAAGATGATGAAAGTCAGTTGGTACATGAAGCATTGTTGAAGCTTCAAGGCTCTATCACCaataagaaattgaaatatttgttgatagatggtCGTCAAACAGAGTCAAAACATACTagtagaaaaaataattttgagataatTGGTTTTAGAGACCCAGTTTTATTTATTGGACacctttctaaaaattccatcttGATGGTAGACAAACCATGGATGGAAGTAGTTAAATCTTTTGATACTGCCCCAGTTCAGAGACATATATATGGGACATAA
- the LOC107896835 gene encoding WD repeat-containing protein PCN isoform X2 translates to MLPKAYRTSSIDWKPSPVVALATSPDDSQVAAAREDGSLEIWLVSPGSVGWHKQLTIHGDSTCRVSSLVWCCVGSKGPSPGRLFSSSIDGSVSEWDLFDLKQKIVLESIGVSIWQMAVAPINRLPTHEETRSQNFGNGYLNDKYECNDTDDDENCESGDVSDSEQVYQKLVMEDRRVAIACDDGAVRMYTISDLDKLIYQKSLPRVSGRALSVTWSHDSNRIYSGSSNGLIRCWNADLGHEIFRSVVGLGGLGSGPELCVWSLLSLRCGTVVSADSTGSVQFWNGDNGTLLQAHSTHKGDVNALAASPRQTRVFSAGSDGQVILYKLSSEMLQSGNDKSSYEMLKKWVFVGSVRAHTHDVRALTMAVPICSEGSLSDEAKDLQDEKRKKVKRIRTREKKPLDFSYGKWAHFGVPMLVSAGDDAKLFAYSAMEFTRFSPHDICPAPQRVPIQLVTGSRQAGKSTWAISKRQLPQKLPSAHSMVFTSDGSRLLIAGHDRRIYVVDLDSSKLLHTFIPCRQEHEKEGPPGEPPITKMFTSSDDQWLAAINCFGDIYLFNLEILRQHWFISRLDGASVTAGGFPPQRNNVLIITTSSNQFYIFDVEARQLGEWSMQHSFTLPRRYQEFPGEVIGFSFCPSSSSHPSKSTSLVVYSARAMCSIDFGKAVDEDDESQLVHEALLKLQGSITNKKLKYLLIDGRQTESKHTSRKNNFEIIGFRDPVLFIGHLSKNSILMVDKPWMEVVKSFDTAPVQRHIYGT, encoded by the exons ATGCTCCCCAAAGCTTACCGAACCAGCTCAATCGACTGGAAGCCGTCTCCGGTTGTCGCCCTTGCTACCAGCCCCGACGACTCTCAGGTTGCGGCCGCTCGTGAGGATGGCTCCCTCGAGAtttggcttgtctctccaggcTCTGTTGGCTGGCATAAGCAGCTG ACTATTCATGGGGATTCTACTTGTCGAGTTTCCTCGCTGGTGTGGTGTTGCGTTGGTTCAAAAGGCCCGTCTCCTGGCAGGTTGTTCTCCTCGAGTATTGATGGCTCAGTCTCGGAATGGGATCTTTTCGACTTGAAGCAGAAG ATTGTGCTAGAGTCAATTGGAGTTTCAATCTGGCAGATGGCTGTGGCACCGATTAATAGACTGCCAACTCATGAAGAGACTAGGTCTCAGAATTTTGgaaatggttatttgaatgataaatatgAATGCAATGATACTGATGATGATGAAAACTGTGAAAGTGGAGATGTTTCAGACTCAGAACAAGTTTATCAGAAACTAGTTATGGAAGATAGACGTGTAGCAATTGCTTGTGATGATGGAGCTGTGCGAATGTACACTATTTCTGATCTTGATAAGTTAATCTACCAAAAATCATTGCCTAGGGTTAGTG GACGTGCTCTAAGTGTGACCTGGAGTCATGACTCAAACAGGATATATTCAGGGAGTAGCAATGG GTTAATTAGATGCTggaatgctgatttgggtcatgAAATTTTCAGAAGTGTAGTAGGTCTTGGAGGTTTGGGAAGTGGGCCTGAGCTTTGTGTATGGTCATTACTTTCTTTGAG GTGCGGAACTGTTGTTAGTGCAGACAGCACCGGATCTGTTCAGTTCTGGAATGGTGATAATGGGACTCTTCTTCAGGCACATTCCACCCACAAAGGTGATGTGAATGCCTTGGCAGCATCTCCAAGGCAGACCAGGGTGTTTTCTGCTGGGTCTGATGGACAG GTTATTCTTTATAAGCTTTCCAGTGAGATGCTTCAGTCTGGTAATGACAAATCTTCTTATGAAATGTTGAAGAAATGGGTGTTTGTTGGTTCTGTAAGGGCTCATACCCATGATGTCAGAGCCTTGACAATGGCAGTGCCTATATGTTCTGAAG GTTCTTTATCTGATGAGGCAAAAGACTTGCAAGACGAAAAGaggaaaaaagtaaaaagaattcGAACTCGGGAGAAGAAGCCCCTCGATTTTAGTTATGGTAAATGGGCTCATTTTGGAGTTCCCATGCTTGTCTCTGCTGGTGATGATGCGAAGCTATTTGCCTACTCTGCTATGGAGTTCACTAGATTCTCCCCACATGATATTTGCCCTGCACCTCAGAGAGTTCCAATACAACTTGTCACTGGCTCAAG GCAAGCTGGCAAAAGTACATGGGCCATTAGTAAAAGGCAACTTCCTCAAAAACTTCCATCCGCACATTCTATGGTTTTTACCTCTGATGGGTCACGGTTGCTGATAGCAGGGCATGATAGAAGGATCTAT GTTGTGGATTTGGACAGCTCGAAACTACTGCATACCTTCATTCCTTGTCGTCAGGAGCATGAGAAGGAAGGACCCCCTGGTGAGCCTCCCATAACAAAAATGTTCACAAGTTCTGATGACCAGTGGTTAGCTGCTATCAACTGCTTCGGAGATATATATTTATTCAATCTGGAGATACTAAG GCAACACTGGTTTATATCAAGATTGGATGGTGCCTCTGTTACTGCCGGTGGCTTTCCTCCTCAGAGAAATAACGTGCTTATTATCACAACTTCCTCAAACCAATTCTATATATTTGATGTGGAAGCTAGACAGTTGGGAGAATGGTCGATGCAGCATTCATTCACTCTTCCTAGAAGATACCAAGAATTTCCTGGGGAGGTTATTGGGTTCTCTTTCTGCCCTTCATCATCCTCCCATCCATCAAAATCGACATCTCTTGTTGTTTACAGTGCAAG GGCAATGTGTTCAATTGACTTTGGAAAGGCAGTAGATGAAGATGATGAAAGTCAGTTGGTACATGAAGCATTGTTGAAGCTTCAAGGCTCTATCACCaataagaaattgaaatatttgttgatagatggtCGTCAAACAGAGTCAAAACATACTagtagaaaaaataattttgagataatTGGTTTTAGAGACCCAGTTTTATTTATTGGACacctttctaaaaattccatcttGATGGTAGACAAACCATGGATGGAAGTAGTTAAATCTTTTGATACTGCCCCAGTTCAGAGACATATATATGGGACATAA
- the LOC107896836 gene encoding protein PIN-LIKES 6, translating to MERILSAVGGGGESWLGSIKIAVLPIAKVFTMCFLGFLMASKYVNILPANGRKLLNGLVFSLLLPCLIFSQLGQAITLQKMLDWWFIPVNVVLGSLAGSLIGFIVVTVVRPPYPYFKFSIVQIGIGNIGNVPLVLIAALCRDTSNPFGDTDTCTTQGTAYISFGQWVGAIILYTYVFNMLAPPVEGTFDLEDASLPLKIPQKDVSPERAPLLVQEDASVDSDNSDTKGKIKSFLVFIYEKLKLKQILQPPIIASILAMILGAVPFLKKLIFTSDAPLYFLTDSCIILGEAMIPCILLALGGNLVEGPGPGSSRIGLKTLAAIIFGRLCLVPPAGLGIVMMADKLGFLPAGDKMFRFVLLLQHSMPTSVLSGAVANLRGCGKESAAVLFWVHIFAVFSMAGWIILYLNILF from the exons atggagagGATTCTGTCGGCGGTAGGTGGAGGAGGAGAGTCTTGGTTAGGTAGCATAAAGATTGCAGTTCTGCCGATAGCcaaagtgttcaccatgtgtttTCTGGGCTTTTTAATGGCTTCCAAGTATGTTAATATCTTGCCTGCTAACGGCCGAAAGCTTTTAAACGGg TTGGTGTTTTCTCTTTTGCTTCCGTGTTTGATCTTCTCTCAACTGGGACAAGCTATTACTCTGCAGAAAATGCTCGATTG GTGGTTCATACCTGTGAATGTTGTTCTTGGCTCTTTGGCTGGCTCACTCATAGGTTTCATTGTTGTAACCGTAGTCAGGCCTCCCTACCCATACTTCAAGTTCTCAATCGTACAAATCGGGATTG GAAACATTGGGAATGTACCACTTGTTCTGATTGCAGCTTTATGTAGAGATACATCAAATCCTTTTGGGGACACAGACACTTGTACCACTCAGGGAACTGCATATATTTCATTTGGACAGTGG GTTGGCGCAATCATTCTATACACATATGTATTTAATATGTTAGCTCCTCCCGTGGAAGGTACCTTTGACCTTGAAGATGCAAGTCTTCCCCTTAAGATCCCTCAGAAGGATGTCTCTCCTGAGCGAGCTCCATTGCTGGTGCAAGAGGATGCATCAGTGGATTCAGATAATTCAGATACGAAAGGAAAG ATTAAAagttttcttgtttttatttatgAGAAGTTAAAGCTCAAACAGATTCTTCAACCTCCTATTATTGCTTCA ATTCTAGCCATGATTCTTGGTGCAGTGCCGTttctaaagaaattaatatttacaagtgaTGCTCCACTTTATTTCTTGACAGATAGCTGCATTATTCTTGG AGAAGCCATGATTCCATGCATTTTGCTGGCACTAGGAGGCAACCTTGTTGAGG GACCCGGACCAGGAAGTTCAAGAATTGGTTTAAAAACACTTGCTGCTATAATTTTTGGGCGTTTATGCTTGGTGCCTCCTGCAGGACTTGGTATTGTGATGATGGCTGATAAGCTTGGTTTTCTTCCTGCTGGTGATAAGATGTTTCGATTTGTTCTTCTTCTTCAGCATTCAATGCCAACATCTGTGCTTTCTG GTGCCGTTGCTAATTTAAGAGGCTGTGGAAAGGAGTCAGCTGCTGTGCTGTTTTGGGTTCACATTTTTGCAGTTTTCTCTATGGCAGGATGGATAATTCTCTATTTGAACATACTTTTCTAA